In one Nocardia tengchongensis genomic region, the following are encoded:
- a CDS encoding expansin EXLX1 family cellulose-binding protein, translating to MHRTGHEEVHPGRPWLWTILVGAVVVGLATWWIRPQSLSCSTAEPTTTVVTLPALPAASAVTPQQIQVSEPEPAPERAEARFYAFNQGAACSLPDLPLDGYYVSVPTGEYDGSTPCGSYVDIDGPIGSVRAQVVDRCPGCGPNQYDLSLSAFEAIAHSTDGVAEVKISRVRDPNPAPEIFYRVQQSSSTSWIGILFSGTGNPIAQVALRPDSGGDYRPLRRGYDNYWTVSGLGRGPFTAQVTDIYGHAAFVPAVSIEPGQLRRTGIRLYEIPDESSAEPPPPAAPVVVTTVVAAPAPCMP from the coding sequence TGTGGACGATTCTGGTGGGAGCGGTGGTGGTGGGACTGGCCACCTGGTGGATCAGACCGCAGTCGCTGAGCTGCAGTACGGCCGAGCCGACCACGACGGTCGTCACGCTGCCCGCGCTGCCCGCGGCTAGTGCGGTTACTCCCCAGCAGATTCAGGTCTCGGAACCGGAACCGGCGCCGGAGCGGGCCGAAGCCCGGTTCTACGCCTTCAATCAGGGTGCGGCCTGCTCGCTGCCGGATCTGCCGTTGGACGGCTACTACGTCAGCGTGCCGACGGGCGAGTACGACGGTTCCACGCCGTGCGGCTCCTACGTCGACATCGACGGTCCGATCGGCAGCGTCCGCGCCCAGGTCGTCGACCGCTGCCCGGGATGCGGACCGAACCAATACGACTTGAGCCTTTCGGCTTTCGAGGCCATCGCCCATTCCACCGACGGCGTCGCGGAGGTCAAGATCAGCAGGGTGCGCGACCCCAATCCCGCCCCGGAGATCTTCTACCGCGTCCAGCAAAGCTCGTCGACCAGCTGGATCGGAATCCTGTTCTCCGGCACCGGAAATCCCATCGCACAGGTCGCCTTGCGCCCGGATTCCGGCGGTGACTATCGCCCGCTGCGCCGCGGCTACGACAACTACTGGACGGTGTCGGGCCTCGGCCGGGGCCCGTTCACCGCCCAGGTGACCGACATCTACGGCCACGCCGCGTTCGTCCCGGCCGTCTCGATCGAGCCGGGGCAGTTGCGCCGCACCGGAATTCGCCTCTACGAGATTCCCGACGAGTCGTCGGCCGAGCCGCCCCCGCCCGCGGCGCCGGTGGTCGTGACCACGGTCGTCGCCGCCCCCGCGCCCTGCATGCCGTAA
- a CDS encoding SDR family oxidoreductase → MVSYIVTGGTGFLGRRLIAGLLERDPQAVVHALTREASVAKLREMAIGWGAEDRVFPLVGDLTAPGLGLIDDAPHAEHVIHLGAVYDMTADAELTYAANVQGTGSVIALARELGAILHHVSSVAVAGDHRGKFFEDDFDLGQGLHSPYHRTKFEAEKMVREAADLRWRVYRPAIVVGDSRTGEMDKIDGPYYFFPAIAGLGALPSELPVPIPDLGSTNIVPVDYVVEAMLELVTKPGLIGRTFHLTNPEPQPFTEIYNALARAAGAPTALGTVPGSHTALHALGGLPGVPAVRDFLLERFGIPAEVAPHTAFESTFVSESTRAQLRGSGIEVPAFDAYADKLWSYWSTHLDPDRARRHERDGLGGRIVLITGASTGIGLATAHAVAKRGATVLMVARTEEDLNAAAATVRAESGAAQAYICDITDEKSVELLVKQVLADHGHVDYVVNNAGRSIRRSVLNSTDRMHDFERTMAVNYFGAVRLILALLPSMRERRFGHFVNISSIAVQTKVPRFAAYVASKSALDNFSEIAAVENADAGITFTSVRMPLVRTAMIAPTDLYKSIPVHSPDQAAGIVVRALEHRPSRIDTPIGTFAQFVDTVMPSVKRAILHQGYRMFGESKAARTQPTTPGAQPDPAATAETPTDKPESRSPLLALAPIVQPLMGLPGPAAKFTNRIPGLHW, encoded by the coding sequence ATGGTTTCCTACATCGTCACGGGCGGAACCGGATTCCTGGGCCGGCGGCTCATCGCCGGTCTGCTGGAGCGCGACCCGCAGGCCGTGGTCCACGCACTGACGCGTGAGGCCTCGGTGGCCAAGCTGCGCGAGATGGCGATCGGATGGGGCGCCGAGGATCGGGTGTTCCCGCTGGTCGGCGACCTGACCGCACCCGGCCTGGGACTGATCGACGACGCGCCGCACGCCGAGCACGTCATCCACCTCGGCGCGGTCTACGACATGACCGCCGACGCCGAACTCACCTACGCCGCCAACGTGCAGGGCACCGGCTCGGTGATCGCGCTGGCCCGCGAACTCGGCGCGATCCTGCACCACGTGTCCTCGGTCGCGGTCGCCGGCGATCACCGCGGCAAGTTCTTCGAGGACGACTTCGATCTCGGCCAGGGCCTGCACTCGCCCTACCACCGCACCAAGTTCGAGGCCGAGAAGATGGTGCGCGAGGCCGCGGACCTGCGCTGGCGGGTGTACCGCCCGGCCATCGTGGTCGGCGATTCCCGCACCGGCGAGATGGACAAGATCGACGGGCCGTACTACTTCTTCCCCGCCATCGCCGGACTGGGCGCGCTCCCCTCGGAGCTGCCAGTGCCGATCCCGGATCTGGGCTCCACCAATATCGTTCCGGTCGACTACGTGGTCGAGGCCATGCTCGAGCTGGTCACCAAGCCGGGCCTGATCGGGCGCACCTTCCACCTCACCAACCCCGAGCCGCAGCCGTTCACCGAGATCTACAACGCGCTGGCCCGCGCGGCCGGCGCACCCACCGCGCTCGGCACCGTGCCCGGCTCGCACACCGCGCTGCACGCCCTGGGCGGACTGCCGGGCGTGCCCGCGGTGCGCGACTTCCTGTTGGAGCGCTTCGGCATTCCCGCCGAGGTGGCCCCGCACACCGCGTTCGAGTCGACCTTCGTCTCCGAGTCCACCCGGGCGCAGTTGCGCGGCAGCGGTATCGAGGTTCCCGCCTTCGACGCCTACGCCGACAAGCTGTGGTCGTACTGGAGCACCCACCTCGATCCCGACCGCGCCCGCCGCCACGAACGCGACGGTCTCGGGGGCCGGATCGTGCTCATCACCGGCGCGTCCACCGGCATCGGGCTGGCCACCGCGCACGCGGTCGCCAAGCGCGGTGCCACCGTGCTCATGGTGGCGCGCACCGAGGAGGACCTGAACGCCGCGGCCGCCACGGTGCGCGCCGAAAGCGGTGCGGCGCAGGCCTACATCTGCGACATCACCGACGAGAAGTCGGTCGAGTTGCTGGTCAAGCAGGTGCTCGCCGACCACGGCCACGTCGACTACGTGGTCAACAATGCCGGGCGTTCGATTCGCCGTTCGGTGCTCAACTCCACCGACCGCATGCACGACTTCGAGCGGACCATGGCGGTCAACTACTTCGGCGCGGTGCGCCTGATCCTGGCGCTGCTGCCGTCCATGCGGGAGCGCCGCTTCGGGCACTTCGTGAACATCTCCTCGATCGCGGTGCAGACCAAGGTGCCGCGCTTCGCGGCGTACGTGGCCAGCAAGTCGGCCCTGGACAACTTCAGCGAGATCGCCGCGGTCGAGAACGCCGACGCCGGAATCACGTTCACCTCGGTGCGCATGCCGCTGGTGCGCACCGCCATGATCGCGCCGACGGATCTGTACAAGTCGATCCCGGTGCACAGTCCCGATCAGGCCGCCGGAATCGTGGTGCGGGCGCTCGAGCACCGGCCCAGCCGCATCGACACCCCGATCGGCACCTTCGCCCAGTTCGTGGACACGGTCATGCCGTCGGTGAAACGCGCCATCCTGCACCAGGGTTACCGGATGTTCGGGGAGTCCAAGGCGGCGCGCACGCAGCCGACCACCCCCGGCGCGCAGCCGGATCCGGCGGCGACCGCCGAAACCCCCACGGACAAGCCGGAATCGCGAAGTCCGCTGCTGGCGCTCGCCCCGATCGTGCAGCCCCTCATGGGCCTGCCCGGCCCGGCGGCCAAGTTCACCAACCGCATTCCCGGCCTGCACTGGTAG
- a CDS encoding cutinase family protein — translation MGDRKVLLPGKWRTACGFAIMLTIATVFVPQPRSHAQGCAAVDVVVARGTGEPGWLGDQIGDPLFDMLQDRLPVSATAYRVNYPADYSFDVGAGSADLVRHLTARAAACPDQQFVLVGYSQGAAVVQAALGTGVVSWYPGRLQLPGYLGARVAAVLLFGDPVRGLGWNVPGEYLSRTGDWCVGGDPVCGSGLNANAHVAYGSDLVDAANFTAGHL, via the coding sequence ATGGGCGACCGGAAGGTGCTGCTGCCTGGAAAATGGCGTACGGCATGCGGATTCGCGATCATGCTGACGATCGCGACGGTGTTCGTGCCACAACCGAGGTCCCACGCGCAGGGATGTGCCGCCGTGGACGTCGTCGTGGCAAGGGGAACAGGAGAACCCGGCTGGCTCGGCGATCAGATCGGCGACCCGCTCTTCGACATGCTGCAGGACCGGTTACCCGTCTCGGCGACCGCCTATCGCGTGAACTATCCCGCCGACTACAGCTTCGATGTGGGCGCGGGCAGCGCGGATCTGGTGCGGCACTTGACCGCCCGCGCCGCCGCCTGCCCCGACCAGCAGTTCGTCCTGGTCGGCTATTCGCAGGGCGCCGCGGTCGTGCAGGCCGCGCTGGGCACCGGCGTCGTCTCCTGGTACCCGGGCCGCCTGCAGCTGCCGGGCTACCTCGGCGCCCGCGTCGCGGCGGTCCTGCTCTTCGGCGATCCGGTGCGCGGCCTGGGCTGGAATGTGCCCGGCGAGTACCTGTCCCGCACGGGGGACTGGTGCGTGGGCGGCGATCCGGTATGCGGCTCGGGCCTCAACGCCAACGCGCACGTCGCCTACGGCAGTGATCTGGTGGACGCGGCCAACTTCACCGCCGGCCACCTCTGA
- a CDS encoding ADP-ribosylglycohydrolase family protein — MSLQLDTARDSLEGLSVGDALGAQFFVPGRSLPDLIAGKPPAPPWEWTDDTEMACTVFEEIRGRGCIDRDALAAAFADRCEPYRGYSGGTVALLHQIRDGRPWAEAAGALFDGRGSWGNGAAMRVAPLGAAFPGELDRVAAQAALSAEVTHRNAEAIIGAMVVAAAASRAAAARESSCGPEELLAAVEPYLVDSRTADGVRRARGLLGRSVAEAAYELGNGAQVTAQDTVPFTLWAAATFLDDYPAAVTACVEAGGDADTTAAIVGGIVAAHTGIGERGGIRGVPEEWVAAREPLPCWVTVG, encoded by the coding sequence ATGTCATTGCAACTCGATACTGCCCGGGACAGCCTCGAAGGACTGTCCGTCGGTGATGCGCTGGGGGCGCAATTCTTTGTGCCCGGTCGTTCCCTCCCTGATCTGATCGCCGGAAAACCACCCGCTCCCCCGTGGGAATGGACCGACGACACCGAGATGGCCTGCACGGTGTTCGAGGAGATCCGCGGCCGCGGGTGCATCGATCGGGATGCGCTGGCGGCGGCGTTCGCGGATCGGTGCGAGCCCTATCGCGGGTACAGCGGCGGCACCGTCGCACTGTTGCACCAGATTCGGGACGGGCGGCCGTGGGCCGAGGCGGCCGGAGCCCTGTTCGACGGGCGTGGGTCGTGGGGGAACGGCGCGGCGATGCGGGTCGCTCCGCTGGGAGCCGCGTTTCCCGGAGAACTGGATCGGGTGGCGGCGCAGGCCGCGCTGTCGGCGGAGGTGACGCATCGCAATGCCGAGGCGATCATCGGGGCCATGGTGGTCGCGGCCGCCGCGAGCCGCGCCGCGGCGGCGCGCGAAAGCAGCTGTGGGCCAGAGGAATTACTCGCGGCTGTCGAGCCGTATCTCGTCGACAGCCGGACCGCCGACGGCGTGCGGCGGGCCCGCGGGCTGCTGGGCCGGTCGGTCGCCGAGGCCGCGTACGAACTCGGCAACGGCGCACAGGTCACCGCGCAGGACACGGTTCCCTTCACGCTGTGGGCGGCGGCCACCTTCCTCGATGATTACCCGGCCGCGGTGACGGCGTGTGTCGAGGCGGGCGGGGATGCGGATACCACCGCGGCCATCGTCGGTGGAATCGTGGCGGCTCACACCGGAATCGGGGAACGCGGGGGTATTCGCGGCGTCCCGGAGGAATGGGTGGCGGCGCGCGAACCACTCCCCTGCTGGGTGACCGTCGGCTGA
- a CDS encoding GDSL-type esterase/lipase family protein — MASRGWGVRNSGAAVSVAVMAAMAVGGPVGTAGAETAGCEGPQWVSGWMAAPSDTFGVADPSMVPQVVVGGQTFRLIATPHRGGSEVRIHLSNQNRPVPVEFAHVTIAEQAAGATVRADTVREVSFDGSSGVTVPAGGEVVSDPIALSFEAFQPLAVSAYAPGLAVLPTEHFNANATSYYSLPLAGDAAADPSGAALPLSTTSMPFLSGLDVRAPATVSTIVAFGDSITDGYVGGTYLSIPQDPAVVDRNARYPDFLQHRLDEAGLPFTVVDAGISGNRVTRDGLIPQFGPAGVARLQRDAIDRAGVSDVIVLEGINDLGVPIGVDYDQLVAGYTDLIAQLHAAGLAVHLGTLLPAGNALSDGIATLPLAAPVRQRVNAWIRSQTRSDSVIEFDAALRDPADPEVLAPRYAGADNLHPNPAGYRAMAEAVDLSAFRGRCR, encoded by the coding sequence ATGGCTTCTCGTGGGTGGGGTGTGCGCAATTCCGGCGCCGCGGTGTCGGTGGCAGTAATGGCGGCCATGGCGGTCGGGGGGCCGGTCGGGACGGCCGGCGCCGAGACGGCGGGATGCGAGGGGCCGCAGTGGGTGAGCGGATGGATGGCGGCGCCGTCGGACACTTTCGGCGTGGCGGATCCGTCGATGGTGCCGCAGGTGGTCGTCGGCGGGCAGACCTTCCGGTTGATCGCGACCCCGCATCGGGGCGGGTCGGAGGTTCGGATTCACCTGAGCAACCAGAATCGGCCGGTGCCGGTCGAATTCGCGCACGTCACCATTGCCGAGCAGGCCGCGGGGGCGACGGTGCGGGCGGACACCGTGCGAGAGGTGAGTTTCGACGGGAGTTCGGGGGTCACCGTTCCCGCGGGCGGCGAGGTGGTCAGCGATCCGATCGCGTTGTCGTTCGAGGCATTCCAGCCGCTGGCGGTGAGTGCGTACGCGCCGGGCCTGGCAGTGCTGCCGACCGAGCATTTCAACGCGAATGCGACCAGCTACTACAGCCTTCCGCTGGCCGGTGATGCCGCCGCCGATCCGTCGGGCGCGGCGTTGCCGCTGAGCACCACCTCGATGCCGTTCCTGTCCGGCCTCGATGTTCGCGCCCCCGCGACCGTGTCGACCATTGTCGCGTTCGGTGATTCGATCACCGACGGCTACGTCGGCGGAACATATCTGAGCATCCCGCAGGACCCCGCCGTGGTCGACCGGAATGCGCGCTACCCCGACTTCCTGCAACACCGCCTGGACGAGGCGGGCCTGCCCTTCACCGTGGTCGACGCCGGCATCAGTGGAAACCGCGTCACCCGAGACGGATTGATCCCGCAGTTCGGCCCGGCGGGCGTGGCCCGCCTGCAGCGCGACGCCATCGACCGCGCCGGCGTCAGCGACGTCATCGTGCTCGAGGGCATCAACGATCTCGGCGTCCCGATCGGCGTCGACTACGACCAACTCGTGGCCGGCTACACCGATCTGATCGCGCAACTGCACGCCGCCGGGCTCGCGGTCCACCTCGGCACGCTGCTGCCCGCGGGCAACGCGCTCTCCGACGGCATCGCCACCCTCCCGCTGGCCGCACCGGTCCGGCAGCGGGTCAACGCGTGGATCCGCAGCCAGACCCGCTCCGACAGCGTCATCGAATTCGATGCCGCACTCCGCGATCCCGCCGACCCCGAGGTCCTCGCACCCCGCTACGCCGGCGCCGACAATCTGCACCCCAACCCCGCCGGATACCGGGCCATGGCCGAGGCCGTCGACCTGAGCGCCTTCCGCGGCCGCTGCCGCTGA
- a CDS encoding wax ester/triacylglycerol synthase family O-acyltransferase codes for MERLTGLDASFLYLETDTQLLHVCALLILDPAADGVVYEHAAFKAELGRRLHLIPAMTRRLHAVPFNLDHPVWVRDSNFDLDYHVRRLALPSGAGDRGLAELAADIAGRPLDRSRPLWEMWVVEGLPHGKVAVVSKYHHAIVDGITGTNMMMHLCDMQPGVSYTPPADITPADTDPSDLQLAGEALLNLPGRLGMVGMVPKTVGILGGLVQRRRESGGRGMPLPFTAPRTPFNRAITQHRAISFEQTELSDIKEIKTAFNVKVNDVVLAVVGGALRSYLELHDELPETSLMASVPVSTHDTSRHEEGTNKVSTIFARLYTEIEDPVARVLAIAEDNRGAKEEHNLIGADFLQDWGKYAPPNTFQLAARAYSSFKLADHHPVVHNLVISNVPGPNFPMYFLGVRVSSMYPFGPVFHGAGLTATVISNNGHLDFGFIACKELVPDVDKIADAVPEVITELLKAAREKA; via the coding sequence ATGGAACGACTTACCGGACTCGACGCCAGCTTCCTCTATCTCGAAACAGACACCCAGCTGCTGCACGTCTGCGCATTGCTGATACTCGACCCCGCCGCCGACGGGGTCGTCTACGAGCACGCGGCGTTCAAAGCCGAACTCGGCCGGCGGCTGCACCTCATCCCGGCCATGACCCGGCGCCTGCACGCGGTCCCGTTCAACCTCGATCATCCGGTCTGGGTACGGGATTCGAACTTCGATCTCGACTACCACGTGCGCCGGCTGGCGCTGCCCAGCGGCGCCGGCGACCGCGGCCTGGCGGAACTGGCCGCCGACATCGCCGGACGCCCCCTCGACCGCAGCCGACCGCTGTGGGAGATGTGGGTGGTGGAGGGCCTGCCGCACGGCAAGGTGGCGGTCGTCTCCAAGTACCACCACGCCATCGTGGACGGCATCACCGGCACCAACATGATGATGCACCTGTGCGATATGCAGCCGGGCGTGTCCTACACCCCGCCCGCCGACATCACCCCGGCCGACACCGACCCCAGCGACCTCCAGCTCGCCGGTGAGGCGCTGCTGAACCTGCCGGGGCGGCTCGGCATGGTCGGCATGGTGCCCAAGACGGTCGGCATTCTGGGCGGTCTGGTGCAGCGCCGGCGCGAATCCGGCGGCCGCGGTATGCCGTTGCCGTTCACCGCGCCCCGCACGCCGTTCAATCGGGCTATCACCCAGCATCGGGCCATCTCCTTCGAACAGACCGAGCTGTCGGATATCAAGGAGATAAAAACCGCCTTCAACGTCAAGGTCAACGACGTGGTGCTGGCCGTGGTCGGCGGCGCGTTGCGCAGCTACCTCGAACTGCACGACGAACTGCCCGAAACCTCGCTGATGGCCTCGGTTCCGGTGTCCACCCACGACACCTCACGCCACGAGGAGGGCACCAACAAGGTGTCGACCATCTTCGCGCGGCTCTACACCGAGATCGAGGATCCGGTCGCGCGGGTGCTGGCCATCGCCGAGGACAACCGCGGAGCCAAGGAGGAGCACAACCTGATCGGCGCGGACTTCCTCCAGGATTGGGGAAAGTACGCCCCGCCCAACACCTTCCAGCTCGCCGCGCGCGCCTACTCCTCGTTCAAACTGGCCGATCACCACCCGGTGGTGCACAACCTGGTGATCTCCAACGTGCCCGGCCCCAACTTCCCGATGTACTTCCTCGGGGTGCGGGTGTCGTCGATGTACCCGTTCGGACCGGTGTTCCACGGCGCGGGCCTCACCGCCACCGTCATCTCCAACAACGGGCACCTGGACTTCGGCTTCATCGCCTGCAAGGAACTGGTGCCCGACGTGGACAAGATCGCCGACGCCGTCCCCGAGGTGATCACCGAACTACTCAAGGCCGCCCGCGAAAAAGCGTGA
- a CDS encoding alpha/beta fold hydrolase has product MTNPSLNLTTPAGAQSRGRRLSPRISRLTEVPQGAMVELPGRGSTYVVDLPGPAADSPTVLLLHGMATTAMLNWFPSLRELNARYRVVLFDQRWHGHGIRSERFDLDDLADDVIAVADAVGIERPILAGYSMGGVVAQLAAHRHPDRVGGLVLAATTYRFQEKWRERAFHRGWSATTALFSDWSFRRAELRRDKLPVLPESSWPVGRMDRWAMAELRATSGWALAQALAVLGRFDASEWLPTLKVPTAVVITTRDRALPVFRQLEMAKAIPGAEIFLARAGHAACALEADVFVPVFLEAVQSVVERV; this is encoded by the coding sequence ATGACGAACCCCAGCTTGAACCTGACCACGCCCGCCGGCGCGCAGAGCCGCGGCCGCCGCCTGTCACCGCGCATTTCCCGGCTGACCGAGGTGCCGCAGGGCGCGATGGTGGAACTACCTGGCCGTGGCTCCACCTACGTGGTGGATCTGCCCGGCCCCGCGGCCGACTCGCCGACGGTGCTGCTGCTGCACGGCATGGCCACCACCGCCATGCTCAACTGGTTCCCGTCGCTGCGTGAACTCAATGCCCGCTACCGCGTGGTGCTGTTCGATCAGCGCTGGCACGGACACGGAATCCGTTCCGAGCGTTTCGATCTCGACGATCTGGCCGACGACGTGATCGCGGTCGCCGACGCGGTGGGCATCGAGCGCCCCATCCTGGCGGGCTACTCCATGGGCGGGGTGGTGGCCCAGCTGGCCGCGCATCGGCACCCGGATCGGGTGGGCGGGCTGGTGCTGGCGGCGACCACCTACCGGTTCCAGGAGAAGTGGCGCGAGCGCGCCTTCCATCGGGGCTGGTCGGCGACCACCGCCCTGTTCTCGGACTGGTCGTTCCGGCGCGCGGAACTGCGCCGCGACAAGCTGCCGGTGCTGCCGGAGTCCTCGTGGCCGGTGGGCCGGATGGACCGCTGGGCGATGGCGGAATTGCGGGCCACCAGCGGCTGGGCGCTGGCACAGGCGCTCGCGGTGCTGGGGCGTTTCGATGCGTCGGAATGGCTGCCGACTTTGAAGGTGCCGACGGCGGTGGTGATCACCACGCGGGATCGGGCGCTGCCCGTGTTCCGTCAGCTGGAGATGGCGAAGGCGATTCCGGGGGCCGAGATCTTCCTGGCCCGGGCCGGTCACGCGGCCTGCGCACTCGAGGCGGACGTCTTTGTCCCGGTGTTCCTCGAGGCCGTGCAATCGGTGGTGGAGCGGGTCTAG